From a single Candidatus Effluviviaceae Genus V sp. genomic region:
- the nifU gene encoding Fe-S cluster assembly scaffold protein NifU yields MTPVYSDKVLDHFKNPRNVGEFDDPDGVGVEGNPVCGDLMEIQILVEDGRIKDARFKTFGCGSAIATSSMVTEMAKGKTLEEALEITRESVAGELDGLPPQKMHCSNLAADALHKAIRNYLKEHGEDGS; encoded by the coding sequence ATGACGCCTGTATACAGCGACAAGGTCCTCGACCACTTCAAGAACCCCCGCAACGTGGGCGAGTTCGACGATCCCGACGGCGTGGGGGTCGAAGGGAACCCCGTCTGCGGCGACCTCATGGAGATCCAGATACTCGTCGAGGACGGTCGCATCAAGGACGCGCGCTTCAAGACCTTCGGGTGCGGCTCGGCCATCGCAACGAGCAGCATGGTGACTGAGATGGCGAAGGGGAAGACGCTCGAGGAAGCGCTCGAGATCACGAGGGAGAGTGTCGCCGGCGAGCTCGACGGCCTCCCTCCGCAGAAGATGCACTGCTCGAACCTCGCGGCGGACGCTCTTCACAAGGCCATCAGGAACTACCTGAAGGAACACGGCGAGGACGGTTCGTAG
- a CDS encoding transglycosylase SLT domain-containing protein: MTASGHLHRGRTGRLFRFSLPLLALALVASLACGAAASWRAAADSLYGRAEDAYRRGSYGEAARLYDSVAARVGGINEAPGFYFYRLGLKARFMAGRSLELDGRHAGALERYEAALPLLPEVSDLIRIRMASCQSGLGRTGAAIDLLREVTDDETDGIFDLLAVEGIAKAYLEAGEHDLAVQWYRVLVSEAAGYHERARAGLELARAQRRRGDREGALRTYATVVEDFPRSPRAYDAMTEARTLSRAFTDRYSQGLVLYNRRRYREAQEFFAWYLRHDNRWEHLAEATYFLGRSYQRLGNYGAAASKYDEVVALGPGSEYYDLAWLKLAYCRRASGRDAEALATYDRYVALHPGSDDAPRALWEKARYLEEEQRWAEAVVDFRSLSELYPGSSLAADARFRAGLCLYKSGDLGGARAAFADLHAGEDGDDASRALFWSAKTLDALGKETESAELFRLAVRASKDSYYSRRAQAILGEETPGPARGSRVTSAEALEFATWLGRWYEEVYFPDARVVLRRRLLTDALFRRADLLLSLHMRDAAEREFERLEETFGNDPRMLDVLIAHYERSGLHKRGVRLAEHVLGISPADEIGDAPLHLRRRICPIHFRGLVQRECRRSAVPPDIFFSLIRQESLFEPEAVSWVGARGLSQIMPSTGRWLARRLGHRGYSTRLLLDPETNVRFGTYYLSGLIEDYEGDVLRALAAYNGGPESVERWWNYSGSGDTDVFVEDIGYPETADYVRRVYRYAAIYRELGVR, translated from the coding sequence ATGACCGCTTCAGGACACCTGCACCGCGGGAGGACGGGCCGCCTCTTCCGGTTCTCACTCCCGTTGCTCGCGCTCGCACTCGTCGCATCCCTGGCCTGCGGAGCCGCCGCGTCGTGGCGCGCGGCGGCCGACTCGCTCTACGGGCGCGCGGAAGACGCCTACCGGCGCGGCTCCTACGGCGAGGCGGCGCGACTCTACGATTCGGTCGCGGCGCGGGTCGGCGGCATCAACGAAGCCCCGGGTTTCTACTTCTACCGGCTGGGTCTCAAGGCGCGGTTCATGGCGGGACGCTCTCTCGAGCTGGACGGACGGCACGCCGGAGCGCTTGAGCGGTACGAGGCCGCGCTGCCGCTTCTCCCTGAGGTCTCCGACCTGATCCGCATCAGGATGGCCTCCTGTCAGAGCGGACTCGGACGCACCGGTGCCGCGATCGACCTGCTTCGGGAGGTAACCGACGACGAGACGGACGGGATCTTCGACCTCCTGGCCGTCGAGGGCATCGCGAAGGCCTATCTCGAGGCAGGTGAACACGACCTGGCCGTCCAGTGGTACAGGGTGCTTGTCTCGGAGGCCGCCGGCTACCACGAGAGGGCGCGGGCCGGTCTCGAACTGGCGCGCGCGCAGCGGCGGCGAGGCGACCGCGAGGGAGCCCTGAGGACCTACGCGACGGTGGTCGAGGACTTTCCCAGGTCGCCGAGGGCTTACGATGCCATGACGGAGGCCAGAACGCTCTCCAGGGCCTTCACCGACAGGTACAGCCAGGGACTCGTGCTCTACAACCGACGACGGTACCGTGAGGCGCAGGAGTTCTTCGCGTGGTATCTGCGCCACGACAACCGCTGGGAGCATCTCGCCGAGGCGACGTACTTCCTCGGACGTTCGTACCAGCGTCTCGGAAACTACGGCGCCGCCGCTTCGAAGTACGACGAGGTCGTGGCGCTCGGTCCCGGGTCCGAGTACTACGATCTCGCGTGGCTCAAGCTGGCCTACTGCAGAAGGGCGTCGGGGAGGGACGCCGAGGCGCTCGCGACGTACGACCGCTACGTGGCGCTCCATCCCGGGAGCGACGATGCTCCGAGAGCGCTCTGGGAGAAGGCCCGCTACCTCGAGGAGGAGCAGAGGTGGGCCGAGGCCGTCGTCGACTTCCGTTCGCTCTCCGAACTCTACCCCGGTTCCAGTCTGGCCGCCGACGCGCGTTTTCGGGCCGGACTCTGTCTCTACAAGAGCGGCGATCTGGGAGGCGCCCGCGCTGCGTTCGCCGACCTGCACGCCGGGGAGGACGGGGACGATGCCTCGAGAGCGCTCTTCTGGTCGGCCAAGACACTTGACGCACTGGGGAAGGAGACCGAGTCCGCCGAGCTCTTCCGTCTGGCCGTCCGAGCCTCGAAGGACTCCTACTACTCACGGCGCGCTCAGGCCATCCTCGGTGAGGAGACGCCCGGTCCGGCGCGCGGAAGCCGTGTGACGAGCGCCGAGGCGCTCGAGTTCGCGACATGGCTGGGCCGGTGGTACGAGGAGGTCTACTTCCCGGACGCCCGTGTCGTGCTCCGTCGCCGCCTGCTCACTGACGCGCTCTTCAGGAGGGCCGACCTCCTGCTGTCCCTTCACATGCGTGATGCGGCGGAGCGGGAGTTCGAGCGGCTCGAGGAGACGTTCGGAAACGACCCGCGGATGCTCGACGTGCTGATAGCGCACTACGAGCGGAGCGGACTTCACAAGCGGGGCGTGCGGCTCGCGGAGCATGTGCTCGGCATCTCGCCGGCCGACGAGATAGGCGACGCTCCGCTCCATCTCCGTCGGAGGATCTGTCCGATCCACTTCCGCGGTCTCGTACAGCGGGAGTGCCGCCGGAGCGCGGTCCCGCCCGACATCTTCTTCTCGCTCATTCGGCAGGAGAGTCTCTTCGAACCGGAGGCCGTCTCGTGGGTGGGCGCGCGGGGGCTGTCGCAGATCATGCCGTCGACGGGACGCTGGCTGGCACGGCGCCTCGGTCACCGCGGATACTCAACGAGGCTGCTGCTGGACCCCGAGACCAACGTGAGGTTCGGGACATACTACCTGAGCGGGCTCATTGAGGATTACGAGGGCGACGTACTCAGAGCACTCGCCGCGTACAACGGGGGGCCGGAGAGCGTCGAGAGATGGTGGAACTACAGCGGCTCAGGTGACACCGACGTCTTCGTCGAGGACATCGGGTATCCGGAGACGGCCGACTATGTGAGAAGGGTCTACCGGTATGCGGCCATCTACCGCGAGCTCGGCGTGCGGTAG